Proteins from one Legionella taurinensis genomic window:
- the rlmH gene encoding 23S rRNA (pseudouridine(1915)-N(3))-methyltransferase RlmH: MLKMTVIACGSKMPSWVNEATKEYSKRLQEFVSLSLVEIPLTKRTKSSDLARIMDKEAQLIHGAIPPGARVIALAIEGDSFDSERLAVKLNLLQQNHSHVCFIIGGPEGLSPATLALSQERWSLSRLTLPHPLVRILLLETMYRAFAINNNHPYHK; this comes from the coding sequence ATGCTGAAAATGACCGTCATTGCCTGCGGCAGCAAAATGCCTTCCTGGGTTAATGAAGCGACGAAGGAATACAGCAAACGGCTTCAGGAGTTTGTCAGTTTATCCCTTGTCGAGATTCCTCTGACCAAACGGACCAAGTCCAGTGATTTGGCCCGCATCATGGATAAAGAGGCGCAGTTAATCCATGGCGCCATACCTCCTGGCGCGCGGGTTATCGCCCTGGCTATTGAAGGCGACAGTTTTGACAGCGAGAGACTGGCAGTTAAACTGAACCTGCTTCAGCAAAACCACAGTCATGTCTGCTTTATCATTGGCGGTCCCGAAGGCTTGTCGCCTGCAACCCTGGCCCTCAGTCAGGAGCGCTGGTCTTTATCGCGGTTAACGCTGCCGCATCCGCTGGTACGGATTTTATTGCTTGAAACCATGTATCGTGCCTTTGCAATAAATAACAATCACCCTTACCACAAATGA
- the rsfS gene encoding ribosome silencing factor, translating to MANQPAELEKLLHILDEMQAIDINVLDVRQQTAITDYMVVCSGRSSRHVKAIAETVMEKMKVDGLSAIGSHGIDAGEWALVDFGDFILHVMQPDSRAFYNLEGLWQDSTA from the coding sequence ATGGCCAATCAACCTGCAGAACTTGAAAAACTCCTGCATATTCTTGACGAAATGCAGGCCATTGATATTAATGTCCTTGATGTGAGGCAGCAAACGGCCATCACGGATTACATGGTGGTTTGCAGCGGCCGCTCATCCCGCCATGTCAAGGCGATTGCCGAGACGGTGATGGAAAAAATGAAGGTCGACGGTCTCTCAGCCATCGGCTCGCACGGCATAGACGCCGGTGAGTGGGCCCTGGTTGATTTTGGCGATTTCATCTTACACGTCATGCAGCCTGACAGCCGCGCATTCTACAACCTCGAAGGGCTGTGGCAGGATAGCACTGCTTAA
- a CDS encoding peptide MFS transporter — MDTNVKHPPSLRVFFATEMWERYGFYVVQSLLALYLASHYQWHDKHIYALVGSFTALTYLSPVIGGWIADHLLGQKNTVLSGAVFLFFSYTLLTLIQSQSAMLIALAGIAVGTGLLKPNISSLLGNEYPVDSPKRESGFTVFYMGITTGIILGTTLPSYLNANFGWSVTFSSAAFGMIIAFAVFAFGIKRYRIEDYHPFEYHPAKIMNALGMMLLLWLLSFCILCYPGFADIAFLGVVVLSLAYLLTTVKRESPQQGRQTLVIGLLCIVSVMFWAFYFQMFMSLTLFIARVVEPTFLGIQFPPPYYVSIQSIGMLVFGYFLARSKPQLSSVQSGKRTGNKFLLAMLFMWLAYGLIAFVSRESTSQALLSPLYFIPAYLMISIAELLLSPVGLSAITVLASRRKVSTMMGIFFVSLGIGGYLSGKLAILTAINPGIRSMVELKTHYAASFTHLLLILTAATLVCFMINLLIKHLLSRNNHEK; from the coding sequence GTGGATACGAATGTCAAACACCCTCCCTCCCTGCGTGTTTTTTTTGCGACTGAAATGTGGGAACGTTATGGATTTTATGTTGTTCAGTCACTGTTAGCCCTTTATTTAGCCAGCCATTACCAATGGCACGATAAACACATCTACGCCTTAGTCGGCTCCTTTACAGCCCTGACCTATTTATCCCCGGTCATTGGCGGCTGGATTGCGGATCATTTGTTGGGGCAAAAAAACACCGTGCTGTCCGGCGCTGTCTTTCTTTTTTTTAGCTACACGCTGTTAACCCTCATCCAGTCCCAATCAGCGATGCTGATTGCCCTGGCGGGTATTGCGGTGGGTACCGGTTTGTTGAAGCCGAATATTTCTTCCCTGCTCGGCAATGAATACCCGGTTGACTCACCCAAACGGGAAAGCGGCTTTACCGTGTTTTATATGGGCATCACCACCGGGATTATCCTCGGCACCACCCTGCCCAGCTATCTAAACGCCAATTTTGGCTGGTCTGTTACCTTTTCCAGCGCCGCCTTTGGCATGATCATCGCTTTTGCTGTGTTTGCCTTTGGCATCAAGCGGTATCGCATTGAGGATTATCACCCTTTTGAATACCATCCTGCAAAAATAATGAATGCCCTGGGCATGATGCTTTTACTGTGGCTGCTCTCGTTCTGCATTTTATGCTATCCCGGGTTTGCTGACATTGCCTTTTTAGGTGTTGTGGTTCTGTCGCTGGCTTATCTTTTGACCACGGTTAAACGGGAATCTCCGCAACAGGGGCGACAAACGCTGGTGATTGGTCTGTTATGCATTGTCTCGGTGATGTTCTGGGCCTTTTATTTTCAGATGTTCATGTCCCTGACGCTGTTCATTGCCCGGGTTGTGGAGCCGACGTTTCTTGGGATTCAATTCCCTCCGCCCTATTATGTCAGTATTCAAAGCATCGGCATGCTGGTTTTCGGCTATTTTCTTGCACGAAGCAAACCGCAATTGAGCAGCGTGCAAAGCGGTAAGCGCACCGGCAACAAATTTCTCCTGGCCATGCTGTTCATGTGGCTGGCTTATGGCTTAATTGCTTTTGTGAGCCGGGAAAGCACCTCGCAGGCTTTGCTTTCGCCGCTTTATTTTATCCCGGCTTATCTGATGATATCGATTGCTGAATTGCTGCTTTCCCCAGTCGGGCTGTCCGCCATCACGGTCTTGGCCAGCCGACGCAAGGTTAGTACCATGATGGGCATCTTTTTTGTCTCACTGGGCATCGGCGGTTACCTCTCCGGTAAACTGGCCATTTTGACGGCGATTAATCCCGGCATTCGCTCGATGGTTGAATTGAAAACCCATTATGCAGCCAGTTTTACTCACCTGTTACTTATTCTGACAGCGGCTACGCTGGTTTGTTTTATGATTAATCTGCTGATAAAGCATTTGTTATCCAGGAATAATCATGAAAAATAG
- the hutU gene encoding urocanate hydratase: MTRKACPVKAPRGNVLHSRNWLTEAALRMLMNNLDPDVAENPDELIVYGGLGRAARNWSCFDKMVEVLKALGEDETLLVQSGKPVGVFKTHADAPRVLMANSNLVPKWATWEHFNELDKKGLMMYGQMTAGSWIYIGSQGIVQGTYETFVAAARQHYHGDLNGRWILTAGLGGMGGAQPLAATMAGASVLAVECDVSRLKKRLSTRYLDKYTDQLDEALQWIEASCRDKTPLSVGLLGNAADIYPELLKRGLKPAMVTDQTSAHDPLNGYLPQGWTLEQATEMRKTAPAKVIAAAKKSMAVQVNAMLGFRQQGIPVFDYGNNIRQMAFEEGVEEAFAIPGFVPAYIRPLFCEGIGPFRWVALSGEAKDIHATDKKVKELIPDNPHLHRWLDMAHEKIAFQGLPARICWVGLKDRARLALAFNDMVRRGEVSAPIVIGRDHLDSGSVASPNRETEGMLDGSDAISDWPLLNALLNCASGATWVSIHHGGGVGMGFSQHAGVVIVADGTEAAALRLQRVLFNDPATGVMRHADAGYDLARRCAKANQLWLPMMDEESVAHG; encoded by the coding sequence ATGACACGCAAGGCCTGCCCCGTCAAAGCGCCTCGGGGAAATGTGCTTCATTCCCGCAACTGGCTTACTGAAGCCGCACTCAGAATGCTGATGAATAATCTGGATCCGGACGTGGCTGAAAATCCTGATGAATTAATTGTTTATGGTGGTTTGGGCCGTGCCGCCAGAAATTGGTCCTGTTTCGACAAGATGGTCGAGGTCTTAAAAGCGCTGGGCGAGGACGAGACCCTGCTGGTGCAATCGGGTAAACCGGTGGGGGTGTTTAAAACCCACGCTGATGCCCCCCGTGTCCTTATGGCCAATTCCAACTTAGTCCCCAAATGGGCCACCTGGGAGCATTTTAACGAGCTCGATAAAAAGGGCTTGATGATGTATGGGCAAATGACAGCCGGCAGCTGGATTTACATCGGCTCGCAAGGCATCGTTCAGGGTACCTATGAAACCTTCGTTGCGGCGGCCAGGCAACATTACCACGGGGATTTAAACGGCCGCTGGATTTTAACGGCAGGATTAGGCGGCATGGGCGGCGCACAACCGCTGGCGGCCACCATGGCCGGAGCCAGTGTACTGGCTGTTGAATGTGATGTTTCACGGCTTAAAAAGCGGCTTTCTACCCGCTACCTCGATAAATACACCGACCAGCTGGACGAAGCTTTGCAATGGATTGAGGCGTCCTGCCGGGATAAAACCCCTTTGTCAGTCGGTTTATTAGGCAATGCTGCTGACATTTATCCTGAACTGCTCAAGCGGGGCCTTAAACCGGCGATGGTCACTGATCAAACAAGTGCCCATGATCCCCTGAATGGTTACCTACCGCAGGGATGGACGCTGGAACAGGCGACGGAAATGAGAAAGACAGCGCCTGCGAAGGTCATTGCTGCGGCTAAAAAATCCATGGCAGTGCAGGTGAATGCCATGCTGGGCTTCAGACAGCAGGGCATCCCGGTCTTTGATTACGGCAACAACATCCGGCAAATGGCGTTTGAAGAAGGGGTCGAGGAGGCCTTTGCCATTCCAGGCTTTGTGCCGGCTTACATCCGGCCGCTGTTTTGCGAAGGAATAGGCCCATTCCGCTGGGTGGCTTTGTCGGGTGAAGCGAAAGACATTCATGCCACGGATAAGAAAGTCAAGGAATTAATACCAGACAACCCCCATCTCCATCGTTGGCTTGACATGGCTCATGAAAAAATAGCCTTTCAGGGATTGCCGGCGAGAATCTGCTGGGTGGGATTAAAGGATCGTGCGCGTCTCGCCCTTGCCTTCAATGACATGGTCAGGCGTGGGGAGGTGAGTGCCCCCATTGTTATTGGCCGTGACCACCTGGATTCTGGCTCTGTCGCGAGTCCAAACCGCGAAACCGAAGGCATGCTGGATGGCAGTGATGCCATTTCAGACTGGCCCCTGCTTAATGCACTGCTCAATTGCGCCAGTGGCGCGACCTGGGTCAGCATTCATCATGGCGGCGGTGTCGGCATGGGTTTTTCCCAGCATGCGGGCGTGGTTATCGTCGCCGACGGCACTGAAGCAGCGGCACTTCGTCTGCAACGCGTGTTGTTCAATGATCCGGCGACAGGCGTCATGCGTCATGCGGATGCAGGTTACGATCTAGCCCGTCGTTGCGCGAAAGCCAACCAGTTATGGCTACCGATGATGGATGAGGAGAGCGTTGCCCATGGCTGA
- the hutH gene encoding histidine ammonia-lyase, which produces MADFFILKPRQMTLTDYHDLIESGRPCKLDDSALPGIQASQDTVRDIVDKGDTVYGINTGFGSLANQTISQPHLKQLQRNIVLSHACGTGELLDDEVVALMLLLKINSLAQGYSGVRLELIEALIRLYNHGVYPCIPAKGSVGASGDLAPLAHLALPLLGEGEVRHQGRIVSAREGLQIAGLEVMELAPKEGLALLNGLQASTAIAMQALKVAERLFAVAVLTGSLSVDAACGSDVPFDERIHVARGHEVQREVAMHYQALLKGSAIRESHRDCKRVQDPYSLRCQPQIMGAVLHQIRFVADTLLVEANAVSDNPLVFSREGDILSGGNFHGEMIAMAADNLALAIAETGANSERRIALLIDSHFSGLPAFLVKESGLNSGFMIAHVTAAACASDNKALAHPHSVDSLPTSANQEDHVSMATNAARRLQMMNDNTATILAIELLAACQGLEFHKPLTTSPPLQTVYEKVRAYVPAYEQDRYFAPDIAIIKEKMLSGEIGSDLTQKDWLQG; this is translated from the coding sequence ATGGCTGATTTTTTTATTTTGAAACCGCGGCAGATGACTCTGACGGATTACCATGATCTGATTGAAAGCGGCCGTCCCTGTAAGCTGGATGATTCCGCCCTGCCGGGCATCCAGGCTTCACAGGATACTGTCCGGGATATCGTCGATAAAGGCGATACTGTCTACGGCATTAACACCGGTTTCGGTTCTTTGGCTAATCAGACCATCAGTCAGCCGCATCTTAAGCAGTTGCAGCGCAATATTGTCTTATCCCATGCCTGCGGCACTGGCGAATTGCTGGACGATGAAGTGGTGGCATTAATGCTCCTGCTTAAAATCAACAGCCTTGCTCAGGGGTATTCCGGTGTCAGGCTTGAGCTGATTGAGGCCCTGATTCGCCTCTACAATCATGGGGTTTATCCCTGCATTCCAGCCAAAGGGTCGGTGGGGGCTTCCGGCGATCTGGCCCCGCTTGCCCATCTGGCCCTGCCGTTGCTGGGTGAAGGAGAGGTAAGGCATCAGGGGCGAATCGTGAGCGCAAGGGAAGGACTTCAAATTGCCGGCCTTGAGGTCATGGAACTCGCGCCCAAGGAAGGCCTTGCGCTGCTGAACGGCCTTCAGGCGTCTACGGCCATAGCAATGCAGGCTCTGAAAGTGGCTGAACGGTTATTCGCTGTGGCGGTTCTTACCGGCAGCCTGTCGGTCGATGCGGCCTGCGGCAGCGATGTGCCGTTTGATGAACGCATCCATGTCGCCCGTGGTCATGAGGTACAACGTGAAGTTGCCATGCACTACCAGGCGCTGCTGAAGGGCAGTGCCATTCGCGAGTCGCATCGTGACTGCAAGCGGGTTCAGGATCCTTATTCTCTGCGTTGCCAACCGCAGATTATGGGCGCTGTTCTCCACCAGATACGATTTGTTGCCGACACCCTCCTGGTGGAAGCCAATGCCGTTTCAGATAATCCCCTGGTGTTTTCCCGAGAGGGAGACATACTCTCGGGTGGTAATTTCCATGGCGAAATGATTGCCATGGCCGCCGATAATCTTGCGCTGGCGATAGCGGAAACCGGGGCTAACTCCGAGCGGCGGATTGCCCTGTTAATTGATTCTCATTTCAGTGGTCTGCCGGCCTTTCTGGTGAAAGAAAGCGGCCTTAATTCAGGCTTCATGATCGCCCACGTGACCGCTGCCGCCTGCGCCAGTGACAACAAAGCGCTGGCGCATCCTCATTCAGTGGACAGCCTGCCGACATCGGCCAATCAGGAAGATCATGTGTCCATGGCCACGAACGCAGCACGGCGTCTGCAGATGATGAATGACAATACCGCAACAATCCTGGCCATTGAGTTGTTGGCAGCCTGTCAGGGATTGGAGTTTCATAAACCGCTCACCACGTCGCCGCCGTTGCAAACAGTGTATGAAAAAGTAAGGGCCTATGTACCGGCTTACGAACAGGATCGCTATTTTGCTCCGGATATTGCCATCATCAAGGAAAAAATGCTAAGCGGCGAAATCGGCTCGGATTTAACGCAAAAGGACTGGCTGCAGGGATGA
- a CDS encoding coniferyl aldehyde dehydrogenase, whose protein sequence is MVLNNLFMELMHEHRKDPYPSVSERRDMLKQLKTMLKTQGTALAAAINSDYSHRSQTESLFLEIAPSIKAIDYCLSHLKAWTKARKKRVSWHFWPASAYVLPQPLGVVGIIVPWNYPVYLSIVPLAYALAAGNRVMVKMSELSSELSQTLQKLLSSLPTVKKFVKIIDGDVEVGQAFSSLPFGHLLFTGSTQVGKAVMAAASQNLTPVTLELGGKSPAILSQGMDPAYLPRLFMGKLYNAGQTCIAPDYLLVPSRLEQAVETGFAEFLNQHYPDLMTNDNYTGIISPSHKQRLHDLLEDARQKGARVVQYGEESHPSPKMPVYLIFNVNTAMKVMNEEIFGPILPIMTYEKMADAIYFINSLPNPLALYYFGDNKDELNRLAYGTLSGALTVNDTLMHVAIDDLPFGGVGQSGFGQYHGQEGFDRFSQLKPVFKKKKIATAAWLYPPYGRLVHWYLRYVAGINLGRNNE, encoded by the coding sequence ATGGTCTTGAATAACCTCTTTATGGAATTAATGCATGAGCATCGAAAGGATCCCTATCCTTCCGTATCCGAACGGCGCGACATGCTTAAACAACTTAAAACCATGCTGAAGACGCAGGGAACAGCCTTGGCCGCTGCCATCAATTCCGATTATTCTCACCGCTCGCAAACCGAGTCGCTTTTTCTGGAAATTGCCCCGTCGATTAAAGCCATTGATTATTGCCTGTCGCATTTAAAGGCATGGACTAAAGCACGAAAAAAACGGGTCTCCTGGCATTTCTGGCCAGCGAGTGCCTATGTGCTGCCTCAACCGCTGGGGGTCGTGGGGATTATTGTACCCTGGAATTATCCGGTGTACTTATCCATTGTTCCCTTAGCCTATGCCTTGGCAGCCGGCAATCGGGTCATGGTGAAAATGTCGGAATTAAGCAGTGAATTAAGCCAAACCTTACAAAAACTCCTCTCATCGCTACCGACTGTTAAAAAATTTGTCAAAATTATTGACGGCGATGTCGAGGTTGGCCAGGCCTTTTCCAGCCTGCCTTTCGGGCATTTGCTGTTTACCGGATCAACCCAGGTCGGTAAAGCGGTGATGGCGGCAGCCAGCCAGAACCTCACCCCCGTGACCCTGGAGTTGGGCGGAAAATCACCTGCCATTCTTTCGCAGGGGATGGATCCCGCTTATTTGCCGCGCTTGTTCATGGGAAAATTGTATAATGCCGGCCAAACCTGCATTGCGCCGGATTACCTGCTGGTGCCTTCGCGGCTTGAGCAGGCGGTTGAGACGGGGTTTGCTGAGTTTTTAAACCAGCACTACCCTGACTTAATGACCAATGACAATTACACAGGCATCATCTCGCCTTCCCATAAACAAAGGCTACACGATCTACTGGAGGATGCACGGCAAAAGGGCGCCCGGGTAGTCCAATACGGGGAAGAATCGCACCCTTCTCCAAAAATGCCGGTGTATTTGATTTTCAATGTCAATACGGCCATGAAAGTCATGAATGAGGAGATTTTTGGTCCCATTTTACCCATTATGACCTACGAAAAAATGGCCGATGCCATTTATTTCATCAATTCTTTACCCAATCCGCTTGCCCTTTATTATTTTGGCGACAACAAAGACGAACTGAACCGTTTAGCGTATGGTACCCTGTCAGGTGCACTCACTGTCAATGACACGCTGATGCACGTTGCCATCGATGATCTACCCTTTGGCGGCGTTGGCCAGAGCGGGTTTGGCCAGTATCACGGCCAGGAAGGCTTTGATCGCTTTTCACAATTAAAACCGGTTTTTAAAAAGAAAAAAATAGCCACAGCGGCCTGGCTTTATCCGCCCTATGGCAGACTGGTACACTGGTATCTTCGCTACGTAGCCGGAATCAATTTAGGGAGAAATAATGAATAA
- a CDS encoding SDR family oxidoreductase produces the protein MNKVLFISGASRGIGRAIALRFAREKACIAIAAKTDTPHPKLEGTIHSVAEEVEKLGGQALPLMVDVRDEEQIEGAIQETIARFGKLDVLINNASAISLTDTLSTPMKRYDLMQGVNTRATFACSKAAIPYLKQSDNPHILTLSPPLSLDKKWYAPHLAYTLSKMGMSLCTLGLAEEFKSAGIAVNSLWPKTTIATAAIEVNFPEAIFKASRKPEIVADAAYWILNQPARETTGHFFIDEDVLRKAGIQDFSVYAIDPNQKPYPDLFL, from the coding sequence ATGAATAAGGTCCTTTTTATCAGCGGTGCCAGTCGGGGTATCGGCCGTGCAATCGCTCTGCGCTTTGCACGTGAAAAAGCATGCATTGCCATTGCTGCCAAAACCGATACTCCCCACCCGAAACTGGAAGGCACCATTCACAGTGTCGCTGAGGAAGTGGAAAAACTGGGGGGGCAGGCCTTGCCGCTGATGGTGGATGTTCGTGATGAGGAGCAGATTGAGGGGGCCATCCAAGAAACCATTGCCCGGTTTGGGAAGCTTGACGTGCTCATCAATAACGCCAGCGCAATAAGCCTGACCGACACCTTGTCAACGCCAATGAAGCGTTATGATCTGATGCAGGGCGTCAATACCCGGGCGACGTTTGCCTGTTCAAAAGCGGCTATTCCCTACCTTAAGCAGTCAGACAACCCGCACATCCTCACGCTGTCGCCACCGCTGAGTCTGGACAAAAAATGGTATGCACCGCACCTCGCTTACACCTTGAGCAAGATGGGTATGAGCCTCTGCACACTGGGACTTGCAGAAGAATTTAAAAGCGCAGGCATCGCAGTGAATTCCCTGTGGCCTAAAACTACCATTGCAACCGCCGCCATTGAAGTGAATTTCCCGGAAGCCATCTTCAAAGCCAGCCGTAAACCGGAAATCGTTGCTGATGCGGCCTACTGGATTCTCAATCAACCCGCGCGTGAAACCACTGGCCATTTTTTTATTGATGAAGACGTCTTGCGTAAGGCTGGTATTCAGGATTTTTCCGTGTATGCTATTGACCCCAATCAAAAGCCTTACCCTGATTTATTTTTATGA
- the rnhA gene encoding ribonuclease HI — protein sequence MTVEIFTDGACKGNPGPGGWGALLRYNGQEKALYGGEAHTTNNRMELTAAIRALSALTRPCVVDLYTDSQYMRQGMMEWLHGWKKKGWLNAKKEPVKNADLWQELDRLSKMHTIRWHWVRGHSGHPENERADELANLAIIEMLKG from the coding sequence ATGACGGTTGAAATATTTACTGATGGCGCCTGCAAAGGCAACCCAGGCCCTGGTGGATGGGGTGCTTTGTTGCGTTACAATGGCCAGGAAAAAGCACTTTACGGCGGCGAGGCGCATACCACCAATAACCGCATGGAGTTAACCGCTGCCATTCGAGCCTTAAGCGCTTTAACGCGCCCCTGTGTGGTTGATTTATACACTGATTCGCAGTACATGCGTCAGGGGATGATGGAGTGGCTACACGGCTGGAAAAAGAAAGGGTGGCTCAATGCAAAGAAAGAACCGGTTAAAAATGCCGATCTGTGGCAGGAGCTTGACAGGCTCAGCAAAATGCATACTATCCGTTGGCATTGGGTACGCGGCCATTCGGGGCACCCTGAAAATGAGCGCGCTGATGAACTGGCCAACCTGGCAATCATTGAAATGTTAAAGGGCTGA
- the dnaQ gene encoding DNA polymerase III subunit epsilon — MRQIVLDTETTGIGPESGHRIIEIGCVELIDRKLTGRHFHAYLNPNREVDEGAFRVHGISTEFLKDKPPFEAIVDEFIQFIAGTELIIHNAPFDVGFIEAELNWVKWPKRLPDYCTVCDTLVLAREKHPGQRNSLDALCKRYEIDNSNRTLHGALLDAEILAHVYLAMTGGQTQLFEEDNLAAVHVTTQQQQQGFPLLSSHSPLIAVNEQEWQRHQEFVDFLVKKSGVNLWQEEE, encoded by the coding sequence ATGCGGCAAATTGTTTTGGACACTGAAACCACGGGCATAGGCCCTGAGTCGGGGCATCGCATTATTGAAATCGGTTGTGTGGAGTTGATAGACCGAAAATTAACCGGTCGCCATTTCCATGCCTACCTCAATCCCAACCGGGAGGTGGATGAGGGTGCGTTTCGCGTCCATGGGATCAGTACGGAGTTTCTTAAAGACAAGCCGCCTTTTGAAGCCATTGTCGATGAGTTCATTCAATTCATTGCCGGTACCGAACTGATTATTCACAATGCGCCGTTTGATGTGGGTTTCATTGAAGCGGAGCTAAACTGGGTTAAATGGCCCAAGCGGTTACCGGATTATTGCACGGTCTGTGATACGCTGGTTTTGGCACGAGAAAAACACCCTGGCCAGCGCAACAGCTTAGACGCCCTCTGCAAACGCTATGAAATCGACAATTCCAACCGTACCCTCCACGGCGCCTTACTTGATGCCGAAATCTTGGCTCACGTCTACCTGGCCATGACTGGCGGCCAGACTCAATTATTTGAAGAGGACAATCTTGCAGCTGTTCATGTGACTACCCAACAACAGCAGCAGGGCTTTCCTCTCCTGTCAAGCCACTCTCCCCTTATCGCGGTGAATGAACAGGAATGGCAGCGCCATCAGGAATTTGTTGATTTTTTAGTCAAAAAGTCGGGCGTGAACCTTTGGCAGGAGGAGGAGTGA
- a CDS encoding L,D-transpeptidase codes for MEAKKRIRLAPAAVVLFCLTPLAQAQTQIPTLENSKPLLVLASNQFVFNPKSLSWVAINHNGKVVRSGKASGGSRYCKDVRRACRTPTGTYRIISKGSANCRSSRYPLGKGGAAMPYCMFFSKYYAIHGSYDVPNYNASHGCIRVKPHDAKWLHQNFIKIGTKVIVKPY; via the coding sequence ATGGAAGCAAAAAAACGCATTCGCCTTGCCCCCGCTGCAGTTGTTTTATTTTGCCTGACACCCCTTGCACAAGCGCAAACTCAGATTCCTACCCTTGAGAATAGCAAGCCTCTCCTGGTTTTAGCTTCCAATCAGTTTGTATTTAATCCAAAATCATTGTCCTGGGTGGCCATTAATCACAATGGCAAGGTGGTGCGCAGCGGTAAGGCCTCGGGAGGCAGTCGTTATTGTAAAGACGTTCGTCGCGCCTGCCGTACCCCAACGGGCACTTACCGTATTATTTCCAAAGGCAGCGCCAATTGCCGCTCCAGCCGTTATCCTCTGGGTAAAGGCGGTGCAGCGATGCCTTATTGCATGTTTTTCAGTAAATATTACGCCATTCATGGCTCTTACGATGTACCTAATTACAATGCCAGCCATGGGTGTATTCGCGTCAAGCCGCACGATGCCAAATGGCTGCATCAGAATTTTATTAAAATCGGCACGAAAGTCATTGTCAAACCCTATTAA
- the erpA gene encoding iron-sulfur cluster insertion protein ErpA: MAAINAIPSSTTNVYFSVSAADKVAALIAEEDNPNLNLRVYITGGGCSGFQYGFTFDETIQDDDTVVVQTCSDGQSTVKLLIDSMSHQFLNDAEIDYVQGIQGEQFVIRNPNAKTTCGCGSSFSMDDE, translated from the coding sequence ATGGCAGCGATTAATGCAATCCCCTCATCAACAACCAATGTATATTTTTCAGTCAGCGCGGCCGACAAAGTCGCGGCCCTGATTGCTGAAGAGGACAATCCTAATCTGAATTTACGGGTTTACATTACCGGAGGCGGTTGTTCAGGGTTTCAGTACGGTTTTACCTTTGATGAGACAATACAGGATGATGATACGGTGGTCGTGCAGACCTGCTCCGACGGTCAATCCACGGTGAAGCTCCTGATTGACTCCATGAGCCATCAGTTTCTAAACGACGCGGAAATTGATTATGTACAGGGCATTCAGGGCGAGCAATTTGTCATTCGTAATCCCAATGCGAAGACCACCTGCGGCTGTGGTTCGTCCTTTAGCATGGATGATGAGTAG